The genomic stretch AATCAACGTTGGAGCACGAGGTGAAAGTGACAAAATCCATTCACAATATTGTAAAAAAATCCCGTGAACTTGGAGATTTCGCCACTGAAAAATTCTTGGACTGGTTTGTATTGGAGCAAATTGAGGAGGAAAACACCGTTAGGGATATCTTGGATATGATCGAAGTGACCGGCACCGAAGGTGTGGGCCTTCAAATGATCGACAACCAAGTTGCCAATTGGATCGATTAAGCTATCAAACGTAGTTATACTAAAAAAGGGAGCCAAATGGCTCCCTTTTTTGTTTCGCAATTTATATTTCTTAGTCCCTGCCGCCAAAAACCTGAACGGCCCAGTACAATAGGGAGGCCAAAGCACCCAAAGCTGCCACCAAATAGGTTCTTGCCGCCCATTTGAGCGCATCTTCAGCACCTGAGTATTCTTCTTGGGTCACCATATTTTTTTGCTTCAACCACACCAATGCTCTTTTACTGGCATCGTATTCCACAGGCAGTGTAATAAAACTGAACAAAGTGGCAAAGCCCATCATAATAAGTCCAGCTACCGCAATGTAAAAGCCAATGCCACCTGCGGCACCCGTAGCGGCCATCAACATGATACCACCGAACACCACCCAAGTGGACATTCCAGAAGTGACACTTACCACGGGAACCAACTTCGAGCGCATCGTCAACCACTCATAAGCTTGTGCATGCTGCACAGCGTGTCCGCATTCGTGGGCCGCCACCGCAGCTGCCGAAGCATTGCGTTGGTTGTAAACCCCTTCACTAAGGTTGACGGTTTTGTTTTTCGGATTATAATGGTCCGTCAGCATACCGGGGGTGGAAATCACTTTCACATCCCGAATTCCATGATCATCGAGCATTTTCTGTGCAATTTCCGCACCGCTCATCCCATTTCGCAAATGGACCTTTGAATATTTTTTGAACTTACTCTTCAATCGGTTGCTCACCAACCAGCTCACTAGGGCAATACCACCGATCAATATATAATATGTCATCATAACTTTATCGTTTTACGTAGATATAAATATACCACATAAAAGCAAAAACCCCGCCAAATAAATGGCAGGGTCTATTTTCTGTCAAAATGTTAGTTGATTAGGCGAATACCGGCTCCAAATGAAAGGTTTCCGCAATTTCTTTGTAAACGATCTCACCTTCGACCACATTCAATCCTTTTTCCAAGGATCTATCCAACTTGCAGGCACTACGCCATCCCAAGTTCGCCAATTTTAGCACATAGGGCAGTGTTACATTCGTCAAGGCAACAGTAGAAGTATAAGGCACTGCCCCTGGCATATTGGCTACACAGTAATGGACCACATCATCTATAATATAAATGGGGTCCTCATGGGTCGTTGGTTTGGTGGTCTCCACGCATCCGCCTTGATCTACCGCTACATCTACAATAACGGTTCCTGGATGCATATCCTTGAGCATGTCCCTAGTGATCAAGTTAGGGGCTTTTGCTCCTTTCAAAAGGACTCCACCGATGATTAAATCGTTCGTTTTTATATGTTTTCTGATATTGAACTCGTTGGAAAAACCGGTCACCACATGGCTCGGCATGATATCGTTCACATACCTAAGGCGTTTCATGTTCACATCCAGAATGGTTACCTGCGCACCCAAACCTGCTGCCATTTTAGCAGCCTGAATACCCACGGTACCGGCTCCGAGCACCAAAACACGACCTGGGGACACCCCGGGAACCCCTCCCAAAAGGACTCCTTTGCCTCTCACGGGTTTTTCCAAATATTTAGCTCCTTGCTGAATGGCCATTCTGCCTGCCACCTCGGACATCGGAGTCAGCAAAGGCAAGCTTCCATCTTCGTCTTCCACTGTTTCATACGCAATGCAAATGGCTTTGCTCCTGATCATGGCCTTGGTCAACGCTTCACTCGATGCAAAGTGAAAATAAGTGAAGACGATCTGTCCA from Flagellimonas oceani encodes the following:
- the ald gene encoding alanine dehydrogenase; its protein translation is MTVGIPKEIKNNESRVGMTPAGVFELVKNNHTVYVQSGAGEGSGFFNQDYQQAGATILDTIGQVYAMSDMIVKVKEPIAEEYNLIQDGQIVFTYFHFASSEALTKAMIRSKAICIAYETVEDEDGSLPLLTPMSEVAGRMAIQQGAKYLEKPVRGKGVLLGGVPGVSPGRVLVLGAGTVGIQAAKMAAGLGAQVTILDVNMKRLRYVNDIMPSHVVTGFSNEFNIRKHIKTNDLIIGGVLLKGAKAPNLITRDMLKDMHPGTVIVDVAVDQGGCVETTKPTTHEDPIYIIDDVVHYCVANMPGAVPYTSTVALTNVTLPYVLKLANLGWRSACKLDRSLEKGLNVVEGEIVYKEIAETFHLEPVFA
- a CDS encoding zinc metallopeptidase → MMTYYILIGGIALVSWLVSNRLKSKFKKYSKVHLRNGMSGAEIAQKMLDDHGIRDVKVISTPGMLTDHYNPKNKTVNLSEGVYNQRNASAAAVAAHECGHAVQHAQAYEWLTMRSKLVPVVSVTSGMSTWVVFGGIMLMAATGAAGGIGFYIAVAGLIMMGFATLFSFITLPVEYDASKRALVWLKQKNMVTQEEYSGAEDALKWAARTYLVAALGALASLLYWAVQVFGGRD